Proteins encoded by one window of Enterococcus saccharolyticus subsp. saccharolyticus:
- a CDS encoding Gfo/Idh/MocA family protein, with translation MKVALISAWHVHTKKFMARLLAKNVECVYVWDFDEARGQQAAHDYQATFEADYRVILADEQIDAVIVEAPTTMHKELIILAAQAKKHIFSEKVLALTTQDCLEIEQAIRTNDVKFMISLESLANNAYHYALQLVHEGVLGEVTSAYFRRSHGAVIQNHLPSYWFDVSQSGGGVTLDLGSHGFTLLPLICGQPQSVSCIMNETWGSGVDERSTTVIEFTSGAIGTATTSFLASTLDNYLEIIGTQGSLQIVGNEHEPQAIFIQSNVKAEYQRKTLISSEGISKLTDYPIELFVDLVNNSDKTEFPYYDLEAAKTLTRLVECAYESARTGQTVIY, from the coding sequence ATGAAAGTAGCGTTAATTTCAGCGTGGCATGTCCATACGAAAAAATTTATGGCACGCTTGTTAGCAAAAAATGTGGAATGTGTGTATGTTTGGGATTTTGATGAAGCAAGAGGCCAACAAGCAGCGCACGATTATCAAGCAACATTTGAAGCAGATTATCGTGTGATTTTAGCTGATGAACAGATTGATGCAGTCATTGTTGAAGCGCCCACGACCATGCACAAAGAATTAATTATCCTAGCAGCTCAAGCGAAGAAACATATTTTTTCCGAAAAAGTTTTAGCTTTAACGACACAAGATTGTTTAGAAATTGAGCAAGCAATTCGTACGAATGATGTGAAATTTATGATTTCTCTCGAATCATTAGCGAATAATGCGTATCATTATGCTCTTCAACTCGTACATGAAGGCGTATTAGGCGAAGTGACATCCGCTTATTTCCGCCGTTCACATGGTGCGGTCATTCAGAATCATTTACCGAGCTATTGGTTTGATGTTAGTCAGTCGGGTGGGGGTGTTACGCTTGATTTAGGTTCACATGGTTTTACATTGCTGCCTTTAATTTGTGGACAACCCCAATCAGTGAGCTGTATCATGAATGAAACATGGGGGAGTGGCGTGGATGAGCGTTCAACCACTGTGATTGAGTTTACTTCGGGCGCGATTGGAACGGCAACTACTTCATTTTTGGCTTCTACCTTGGATAATTATCTTGAAATTATCGGTACCCAAGGCTCGTTACAAATTGTTGGTAATGAACATGAACCACAAGCGATTTTCATTCAAAGCAATGTAAAGGCAGAATACCAAAGGAAAACATTGATTTCATCAGAGGGTATCAGTAAATTAACGGATTATCCAATAGAATTATTTGTTGATTTAGTGAATAATTCTGACAAAACAGAATTTCCTTATTATGATTTAGAGGCAGCCAAAACATTGACGCGTTTAGTTGAATGTGCCTATGAATCGGCACGAACGGGTCAGACGGTCATATACTAA
- the dapB gene encoding 4-hydroxy-tetrahydrodipicolinate reductase: MKRIILSGCNGRMGQVLQKSIKANDELIVVAGIDHNPQQNADFPVYATAADVQEDADVIIDFSHYTAVPQLIEFAVSKKLPVVVATTGLEEETKTLLKEASEKIPVFYSANMSLGINVLAKALQAITPALESDFNIEIIEKHHNQKKDAPSGTALLLADAINDVCETKKDYIFGRSGNDNENKLSEMGIHAVRGGTIPGEHIVIYAGDDEIIELKHTALSRDIFANGALKAGVFLADQPVGFYSMSDLLA, encoded by the coding sequence ATGAAACGAATTATTTTAAGCGGCTGTAACGGTCGTATGGGACAAGTATTACAAAAATCGATTAAAGCAAATGATGAATTAATCGTTGTTGCTGGAATCGATCATAACCCACAACAAAATGCGGATTTCCCAGTTTATGCTACTGCCGCAGACGTCCAAGAAGACGCCGATGTGATTATTGATTTTTCACATTACACAGCAGTTCCTCAATTAATTGAATTTGCTGTTAGTAAAAAATTACCAGTTGTTGTTGCAACTACTGGCTTAGAAGAAGAAACGAAAACATTGTTAAAAGAAGCTTCAGAGAAAATCCCTGTGTTCTATTCTGCGAACATGTCGTTAGGCATTAACGTCCTAGCAAAGGCTTTACAAGCGATTACGCCAGCGTTAGAAAGTGACTTTAACATTGAAATCATTGAAAAACATCACAATCAGAAAAAAGATGCCCCAAGTGGTACAGCCTTATTATTAGCTGATGCAATCAATGATGTTTGTGAAACGAAAAAAGACTATATTTTTGGTCGTTCAGGGAATGACAACGAAAATAAATTAAGCGAAATGGGCATTCACGCAGTCCGTGGCGGAACGATTCCTGGTGAACATATTGTGATTTATGCAGGTGATGATGAAATCATCGAACTAAAACACACGGCGTTATCACGTGATATTTTTGCCAATGGTGCCTTAAAAGCAGGCGTTTTTCTTGCTGATCAGCCTGTTGGTTTCTATAGCATGTCTGACCTTTTAGCTTAA
- the dapA gene encoding 4-hydroxy-tetrahydrodipicolinate synthase, with protein sequence MAIFKGSGVALVTPMHNDGSVDFDKLKELTEWHVAQGTDAIIACGTTGEASTLDDEEHIAVIEAVVKQVNGRIPVIGGTGSNNTQHGIHLSTEAERVGADALLVVTPYYNKATKKSLIAHYEAICSQVSIPVILYSVASRTGMNLDAATVAELKKIPNVQGIKEASGDISQIVEIARLVDENFALYSGNDDQVLPLLSVGGSGVISTIANIAPKQTSDMVHNYLSGSFEAAKETQLSQLPLIHAIFSEVNPVPVKAAVALLGKCDLSYRLPLGAPEEDTIDTLKREMTAYGIL encoded by the coding sequence ATGGCAATATTTAAAGGTTCAGGCGTTGCGCTTGTCACTCCAATGCATAATGATGGTTCGGTGGATTTTGATAAGTTAAAGGAATTGACAGAGTGGCATGTTGCGCAAGGTACTGACGCAATTATTGCTTGTGGCACAACCGGAGAAGCATCTACTTTAGACGATGAAGAACATATTGCAGTAATCGAAGCAGTCGTAAAACAAGTCAATGGACGCATTCCAGTAATTGGCGGAACGGGCTCTAATAACACACAACATGGGATTCATTTATCAACTGAAGCAGAACGTGTAGGCGCAGATGCGCTGCTAGTCGTTACTCCTTATTATAACAAAGCTACGAAAAAAAGCTTAATCGCACATTATGAAGCAATTTGTAGCCAAGTTTCTATTCCTGTTATTCTGTATTCTGTTGCATCTCGTACAGGAATGAACTTAGACGCTGCCACAGTTGCTGAGTTGAAAAAAATTCCAAATGTTCAAGGTATTAAAGAAGCAAGTGGTGATATTTCACAAATCGTGGAAATCGCACGTTTAGTCGATGAAAATTTTGCGTTATATTCAGGGAATGATGACCAAGTGCTACCTTTACTTTCTGTGGGTGGTTCCGGCGTTATTTCAACGATTGCAAATATTGCACCAAAACAAACATCTGACATGGTGCATAATTATCTGTCTGGCAGTTTTGAAGCAGCAAAAGAAACACAATTGTCACAACTACCACTGATTCATGCTATTTTCTCAGAAGTCAATCCAGTTCCAGTCAAAGCCGCTGTTGCGTTACTTGGAAAATGTGATTTAAGCTATCGTTTGCCACTGGGTGCCCCAGAAGAAGACACAATTGACACATTAAAACGTGAGATGACTGCTTACGGGATCTTGTAG
- the lysA gene encoding diaminopimelate decarboxylase produces MIKEVKNNHLFWDGCDTVELAKTYGTPLYVISETAVVNECQAFQQSFIQKYENVRVAYASKAFNTLAMLKIIEREGLCLDVVSGGELFTAIKADFPAEHIEFNGNNKSIEELEMAIDYGVGRIIVDGIQEIELIRAICRQKDTTANILFRITPEVNVSTHEFISTGQKDSKFGIPLDEEILFPVIQQAIDAPEINFYGIHFHIGSQLSDNSTHLAAARVALGLILEINQRFDYTVKELNYGGGFGVTYTKDDIRQPYSYFLDPLMALTESFCREHGLTRPAIVIEPGRSVVAEAGISLHTIGAIKDLPGIRKYASIDGGMTDNIRPGLYQAQYEGILANKAEETATETVTISGKACESTDILVKDIQVPTIESGDIFATFATGAYGYAMASNYNKLPIPAVVLVKEGQADVIVARQSYEQIIQNERIPDTLK; encoded by the coding sequence ATGATTAAAGAAGTAAAAAATAACCATTTATTTTGGGATGGCTGTGATACTGTCGAATTAGCAAAAACATACGGTACCCCTTTGTATGTTATTTCAGAAACAGCTGTTGTGAATGAGTGTCAGGCATTTCAACAATCATTTATTCAAAAATATGAAAATGTCCGTGTGGCGTATGCATCAAAAGCGTTTAATACCTTAGCAATGTTAAAAATTATTGAACGTGAAGGCCTTTGTTTAGACGTTGTCAGTGGTGGAGAGTTATTTACAGCAATCAAAGCTGATTTCCCAGCAGAACATATTGAATTTAATGGCAACAATAAATCGATTGAAGAATTAGAAATGGCGATTGATTATGGTGTGGGACGAATTATTGTAGACGGGATTCAAGAAATTGAATTAATCCGAGCAATTTGTCGCCAAAAAGATACTACTGCGAATATTCTTTTCCGAATTACACCGGAAGTCAACGTGTCGACACATGAATTCATTTCAACAGGACAAAAAGATTCAAAATTCGGTATTCCATTGGATGAAGAAATCTTATTCCCAGTGATTCAACAAGCAATCGATGCGCCAGAAATTAATTTTTATGGTATTCACTTCCATATCGGTAGTCAATTGTCGGATAATAGCACGCATTTAGCTGCTGCTCGTGTCGCATTAGGATTGATTTTAGAAATTAACCAACGCTTTGACTATACGGTGAAAGAACTAAACTATGGCGGTGGTTTTGGTGTCACGTATACGAAAGACGATATTCGCCAACCTTATAGTTATTTCTTAGACCCATTAATGGCATTAACGGAAAGTTTTTGTCGTGAACATGGGTTGACACGCCCAGCAATTGTGATTGAACCAGGTCGTAGTGTGGTAGCCGAAGCAGGAATTAGTTTGCATACAATTGGTGCCATTAAAGACTTACCAGGCATTCGTAAATATGCATCAATTGATGGTGGGATGACTGATAATATTCGTCCAGGTTTGTATCAAGCCCAATATGAAGGGATTTTAGCCAATAAAGCGGAAGAAACAGCCACGGAAACAGTGACGATTTCTGGAAAAGCTTGTGAGAGCACAGATATCCTAGTGAAAGATATTCAAGTGCCAACGATTGAATCTGGTGATATTTTTGCGACATTTGCGACAGGTGCCTATGGTTATGCAATGGCAAGTAACTATAATAAATTACCAATCCCAGCAGTTGTTTTAGTCAAAGAGGGCCAAGCAGACGTGATTGTTGCACGTCAAAGTTATGAACAAATTATCCAAAATGAACGGATTCCAGATACGCTAAAATAG
- a CDS encoding zinc ribbon domain-containing protein YjdM — MTETPNCPECSSAYAYEDRGLFICPECGHEWDAAEVTEGLVVRDANGNLLADGDAVTVIKDLKVKGASNALKQGTKVKNIRLVEGDHNIDCKIDGFGPMKLKSEFVKKL; from the coding sequence ATGACTGAAACACCAAATTGTCCAGAATGTAGCTCGGCATATGCTTATGAAGATCGTGGGCTATTTATTTGTCCAGAATGCGGACATGAATGGGATGCAGCCGAAGTAACAGAAGGGCTTGTCGTACGCGATGCTAATGGTAATCTTTTAGCTGATGGCGATGCAGTAACTGTTATCAAAGATTTAAAAGTAAAAGGTGCATCGAATGCCTTAAAACAAGGCACAAAAGTAAAAAATATTCGTTTAGTTGAAGGTGATCACAACATTGATTGTAAGATTGATGGTTTTGGTCCAATGAAATTAAAATCGGAATTTGTGAAAAAACTCTAA
- a CDS encoding zinc metallopeptidase, translating into MPGYGMFFDPTFILVIIGMALSMAASAYVNSTFHKYDKVRSKNNVTGTQAAQFILQNQQIHNVGVQGIAGNLTDNYNSGTKMLSLSEATAQSTSVAAIGVAAHECGHAVQDAQGYFPLRLRAAIVPVANIGSSISIPLILIGVLLQGPVLINLGLIAFSMALVFQLVTLPVEFDASRRALAILSEGGLLTEEEVPMARKVLTAAALTYVAAAVSTFLQLLRLVLIFGNNNNRD; encoded by the coding sequence ATGCCTGGTTATGGGATGTTTTTTGACCCAACATTTATTTTAGTAATTATCGGAATGGCACTATCAATGGCCGCTTCGGCTTATGTGAATAGTACATTTCATAAATACGACAAAGTACGTAGTAAAAATAATGTGACTGGTACACAAGCAGCACAATTTATCTTACAAAACCAACAAATTCATAACGTTGGGGTTCAAGGAATTGCTGGTAATCTGACAGATAATTACAATTCAGGAACCAAGATGTTAAGTTTGTCAGAAGCGACTGCGCAATCGACTTCAGTCGCTGCGATTGGCGTTGCGGCTCATGAGTGTGGACATGCTGTACAAGATGCACAAGGATATTTTCCGTTGCGTTTACGCGCAGCCATCGTTCCTGTTGCGAATATTGGTTCAAGTATTTCAATTCCATTAATCTTAATCGGTGTCTTGTTACAAGGACCGGTATTGATTAATTTAGGCTTGATTGCTTTTTCAATGGCTTTGGTTTTTCAATTAGTCACTTTACCCGTCGAATTTGATGCGTCACGTCGTGCATTGGCTATTTTAAGTGAAGGTGGATTACTCACAGAAGAAGAAGTTCCAATGGCACGTAAAGTATTAACCGCTGCCGCATTGACTTATGTAGCTGCAGCAGTCAGCACATTCTTACAATTACTGCGTCTCGTTTTAATTTTTGGTAATAACAATAATCGAGATTAA
- a CDS encoding YczE/YyaS/YitT family protein: MKNMSIKEITIRSIYALVGVLILAFGVTVMRIGNVGLDPFTSANIALGEIFGLSLGVYQLGVNIGILFLIFLFGRKYIGTGTIINMVLAGFFIDMYTAIFAHFELAATNLFQQAVCLIVGVLFFTFGASFYMSADVGAAPYDSIAPTIVDKTNWDYKKVRMIQDISFALVGFFFHGPIGVGTFINAFLTGPFITFWDTKISQPLIAKSVEKAMEN, translated from the coding sequence ATGAAAAATATGAGTATCAAAGAAATCACTATTCGTTCCATATACGCCTTAGTTGGTGTGCTAATTCTTGCGTTTGGGGTCACAGTCATGCGGATTGGAAATGTCGGTTTGGACCCGTTTACCAGTGCCAATATTGCGCTAGGAGAAATTTTCGGGTTGTCTTTAGGTGTTTATCAATTAGGTGTAAACATTGGCATTTTGTTTCTCATTTTTTTATTTGGTCGTAAATACATTGGGACAGGAACGATTATTAATATGGTTTTGGCGGGCTTTTTCATCGATATGTACACAGCAATTTTTGCCCATTTTGAATTAGCAGCTACGAACCTATTCCAACAAGCTGTTTGCTTGATTGTGGGGGTATTATTCTTTACTTTTGGTGCATCATTTTATATGTCCGCTGATGTTGGCGCAGCACCCTATGATTCAATTGCACCAACAATTGTTGACAAGACGAATTGGGACTATAAAAAAGTCCGGATGATACAAGACATTAGTTTTGCGTTAGTCGGCTTTTTCTTCCATGGTCCAATCGGTGTGGGTACCTTTATAAATGCGTTTTTAACAGGGCCCTTTATCACGTTTTGGGATACTAAAATTTCGCAACCATTAATTGCCAAAAGTGTGGAAAAAGCAATGGAAAATTAA
- the tadA gene encoding tRNA adenosine(34) deaminase TadA: protein MKTSSLTQEQKEFFMNEAIIEAKKAEVIREVPIGAVVVLEGKIIGRGHNLRETSQNATAHAEMIAIQQACEATGSWRLENAQLFVTLEPCPMCSGALLLSRVEEVYFGAFDPKGGTAGSLLNLLEDERFNHWSYVESGILAEECGQLLTDFFRELRRLKKQAKKEKKN from the coding sequence GTGAAGACAAGTTCCTTAACACAAGAACAAAAAGAATTTTTTATGAACGAAGCCATTATTGAAGCCAAAAAAGCGGAAGTAATCCGTGAAGTTCCGATTGGGGCAGTGGTGGTTTTAGAGGGCAAAATTATTGGTCGTGGCCATAATTTACGTGAAACAAGTCAGAATGCAACGGCACATGCAGAAATGATTGCCATTCAACAAGCTTGTGAAGCAACTGGAAGTTGGCGTTTAGAAAATGCGCAGTTATTTGTCACACTAGAACCGTGTCCAATGTGTAGTGGGGCGTTACTGCTTTCGCGAGTGGAAGAAGTTTATTTTGGTGCATTTGATCCAAAAGGTGGCACAGCAGGAAGTTTGTTAAATTTATTAGAAGACGAGCGTTTTAATCACTGGAGTTATGTTGAATCAGGCATTTTAGCCGAAGAGTGTGGTCAGCTGTTAACTGATTTCTTTCGCGAGTTACGCCGTTTAAAAAAACAAGCAAAAAAAGAAAAAAAGAACTAG
- a CDS encoding helix-turn-helix domain-containing protein translates to MGESKVFGLPKDVLLIRDILLYQNRQTRPISSQKITEDLNKVTIQTLLKILKELAEQVDSCYDYEELRLEINRHYGVYLVRNGVNFNRIFEKMLSETIIYHIFQQLILYRTFSAEKFCQEHNISLSTSRRNITKMNQFFDTYQVFLKIGKNVSITGKESQIRFLFFSFLYITHRRISHILWINSGEYLALAKRVVFACHSEEPINTEVIALWLFINLQAIKKNHPLENELAIENFDLVLPASALSPKDWNYVLTVLFMLSIVAIEPRWDFERLYETYEAETTRFSIHLFEKHFRLLTVPEKQRMAKRMYRHYIAKHLLIEPLFFASIDQQPIYTQHPLLNKKFKQLWQEWATNVPEFSSEAFKRHCFHMCYHHADADTLFPTIHLTIQSSLPKETVKQIQLQNRNHLKNSATIVFEQEKTDILLLTEEHATGIQINPTLSIKDLEYIRQKILDRIHQQSILETVHKSNRTKHSHYLGGGLFKRLTTQSLFVD, encoded by the coding sequence ATGGGAGAGAGTAAAGTATTTGGATTACCAAAAGATGTATTGTTAATACGTGATATTTTGCTATATCAGAATCGACAAACCCGACCGATTAGTAGTCAAAAAATTACGGAAGACCTCAATAAAGTGACGATTCAAACTTTACTGAAAATATTGAAAGAGTTAGCGGAACAAGTCGATAGTTGTTACGATTATGAAGAACTGCGACTAGAGATTAATCGCCATTACGGTGTCTATTTGGTCCGCAATGGCGTGAATTTCAATCGGATTTTTGAAAAAATGTTATCTGAAACCATTATTTATCACATATTCCAGCAATTAATCTTGTATCGAACATTTTCAGCGGAAAAATTTTGTCAAGAACACAATATTAGTTTATCCACGTCACGTCGAAACATTACAAAAATGAATCAATTTTTTGACACCTATCAGGTATTCCTAAAAATTGGGAAAAATGTGTCAATTACAGGCAAAGAATCGCAAATTCGTTTTCTCTTTTTTTCTTTCTTATACATCACGCACCGCCGAATCTCTCATATTTTATGGATTAATAGTGGAGAATATCTAGCTTTAGCGAAACGTGTTGTATTCGCTTGTCACTCGGAAGAACCAATTAATACAGAAGTGATTGCTTTATGGTTATTTATTAATCTACAAGCAATTAAGAAAAATCATCCATTAGAAAATGAGCTAGCTATTGAAAATTTTGATTTGGTTTTGCCAGCAAGTGCCTTGAGCCCCAAAGATTGGAATTACGTTTTAACGGTATTGTTTATGTTATCGATTGTGGCAATTGAACCTCGTTGGGATTTTGAAAGACTATACGAGACGTACGAAGCAGAAACAACACGTTTTAGTATTCATCTATTTGAAAAGCATTTTCGTTTATTAACCGTTCCTGAAAAACAACGAATGGCCAAACGGATGTATCGACATTATATAGCGAAGCATTTGCTGATAGAGCCGTTGTTTTTTGCTTCCATTGATCAGCAACCAATCTATACCCAACATCCTTTGTTAAATAAAAAATTTAAACAACTATGGCAAGAATGGGCAACCAATGTACCGGAATTTTCTAGCGAAGCATTTAAACGTCATTGTTTTCATATGTGTTACCACCACGCCGATGCGGACACCTTGTTTCCGACCATTCATTTGACGATTCAATCGAGTTTGCCAAAAGAAACGGTGAAACAAATTCAACTACAAAATAGAAATCATTTAAAAAATAGTGCCACCATTGTGTTTGAGCAGGAAAAAACCGATATCTTGCTTTTGACAGAAGAACATGCAACGGGTATTCAGATTAATCCGACGTTATCAATTAAGGATTTGGAATACATTCGCCAAAAAATTTTAGACCGTATCCACCAGCAATCAATTTTAGAGACTGTGCATAAGTCAAACAGGACAAAACATTCCCATTATCTAGGAGGTGGATTGTTCAAGAGACTTACGACACAGTCTCTTTTTGTGGATTGA
- a CDS encoding bifunctional metallophosphatase/5'-nucleotidase, protein MEKISILHTNDLHSHFENWPKVRRFIQERQKNTESESVITIDLGDFSDRWHPLTEASDGQANIALMNQVHYDVVTIGNNEGIGNAKDVLNHLYDDAQFEIVLANLYDKQTLQLPEWASPYKIITSNKGTKVGLIGVTAPFPLTYTPNGWDIRQWMDILPELVQQLRQQVDVLVLLSHLGIMDDYVIAEELPEIDVILGSHTHHLFATGEKENGVQLAAAGKFGYYVGEVTVFLDDTHHILKTTAQTYATSEMLELPEDNEEIFELMEKGQKLLAANKVAWLPQSLTLNPYDDYSLVRETLAAVRQRGNTEVALLNTGLFLGELPAGLVNQEQLHTILPHPMRLIRVTLLGRDVVRMVLEIEKNRLFLRKYPIVGMGFRGKVFGEIIYDGLTYDEANHTVLWKGKPVEPEKEYALTTVDHLMFVPFIPTIEIAGQHEFLFPEFIRTVLGNYLAQKYSFVALEENK, encoded by the coding sequence ATGGAAAAAATTAGCATTCTACATACGAATGATTTGCATTCACATTTTGAGAACTGGCCGAAAGTTCGTCGTTTTATCCAAGAGCGCCAAAAAAACACAGAAAGTGAATCGGTGATAACGATTGATTTAGGTGATTTTTCCGATCGTTGGCATCCCTTAACAGAAGCGAGTGATGGGCAAGCAAATATTGCTTTGATGAATCAAGTGCACTATGATGTCGTCACTATCGGAAATAACGAAGGCATTGGGAATGCCAAAGACGTCTTAAATCATTTATACGATGATGCTCAGTTTGAGATTGTCTTAGCGAACCTTTACGATAAACAGACATTACAATTACCAGAATGGGCGAGTCCTTATAAAATTATCACGAGTAACAAAGGCACAAAAGTTGGTTTGATTGGTGTTACTGCGCCTTTTCCTTTGACCTATACGCCAAATGGTTGGGATATTCGCCAGTGGATGGATATTTTACCAGAATTAGTGCAGCAATTACGCCAACAAGTCGATGTGCTTGTGCTATTGAGTCATTTGGGGATTATGGATGATTATGTCATTGCAGAAGAATTACCTGAAATTGATGTGATTTTAGGCTCGCATACGCATCATTTATTTGCAACAGGCGAGAAAGAAAACGGCGTTCAATTAGCAGCCGCAGGAAAATTTGGCTACTATGTTGGTGAAGTGACCGTATTTTTAGATGATACCCACCACATTTTAAAAACAACAGCGCAAACTTATGCCACATCAGAAATGCTGGAATTACCCGAAGACAATGAAGAAATCTTTGAACTGATGGAAAAAGGGCAGAAGTTATTAGCAGCTAATAAAGTCGCTTGGTTGCCTCAATCGCTAACATTAAATCCATATGATGATTATTCCTTAGTCAGGGAAACTCTTGCTGCAGTGCGGCAACGAGGCAATACGGAGGTAGCCTTGTTAAATACGGGCTTGTTTTTAGGCGAATTACCCGCTGGTTTAGTCAATCAAGAACAGTTGCATACAATTTTACCCCATCCGATGCGCTTGATACGTGTGACCTTATTAGGACGTGACGTGGTTCGTATGGTCTTAGAAATTGAAAAAAATCGTTTGTTTTTACGTAAATACCCGATTGTCGGTATGGGCTTTCGTGGAAAAGTGTTTGGTGAAATTATTTATGATGGATTAACTTATGATGAAGCGAATCATACGGTTTTATGGAAAGGAAAACCCGTGGAACCAGAAAAAGAATACGCCTTGACAACTGTTGACCATTTGATGTTTGTCCCGTTTATTCCTACGATTGAAATTGCTGGGCAACATGAGTTTTTATTTCCAGAATTTATCCGTACTGTTTTAGGAAATTACTTAGCGCAAAAGTATTCATTTGTGGCATTGGAAGAAAATAAGTGA
- a CDS encoding YutD family protein, with protein MTEEKANLTDEMTAVLEEIVETTEKEQPTKGELVLPISETEFMIGNRQYKLVMNYREGFDAQRLGERYSEVLARYDYIVGDWGYEQLRLKGFFEVTNRKALPDQRIDMLEDYLYEYCNFGCAYFVIQRVGGKRDKANNRRRKKRQPSSQAHISEKKEVVSNKTKPVMKTRQPKDKEKKQQLKDKKSFTIRKREE; from the coding sequence ATGACCGAAGAAAAAGCAAATCTGACAGATGAAATGACAGCCGTCTTGGAAGAAATTGTCGAAACAACAGAAAAAGAACAACCAACAAAAGGTGAGCTGGTTTTACCAATTAGTGAGACTGAATTTATGATTGGCAACCGCCAATACAAATTAGTGATGAATTATCGTGAAGGGTTTGATGCCCAACGTTTAGGTGAACGTTATAGTGAAGTGCTAGCACGTTATGATTATATTGTAGGTGATTGGGGTTATGAACAATTACGCTTAAAAGGTTTCTTTGAAGTAACCAATCGTAAGGCGTTACCTGATCAACGGATCGATATGTTAGAAGACTACTTATATGAATATTGTAATTTTGGTTGTGCCTATTTTGTAATTCAACGTGTCGGTGGCAAACGCGACAAAGCAAACAATCGTCGCCGTAAAAAACGCCAACCATCGTCACAAGCACATATTTCTGAAAAGAAAGAAGTTGTATCGAATAAAACCAAACCAGTGATGAAAACACGTCAACCAAAAGACAAAGAAAAGAAACAACAACTGAAAGATAAAAAAAGTTTTACAATTCGAAAGAGAGAAGAATAA
- a CDS encoding TIGR01457 family HAD-type hydrolase, which translates to MTYKGYLIDLDGTIYLGNAPIPAGKRFVEALQRRQLPFLFVTNNTTKTPETVAHRLATEFDIHVAADKIYTASLATIDYMHDDKKGNKVYVIGETGLIDSILSAGFEWDEKNPDYVVVGLDSQVTYEKLTIATLAIQNGATFIGTNPDKNIPTERGLLPGAGSLISLLETATRVRPIFIGKPEAIIIEKALEHIGLTKEEVIMVGDNYETDIRSGINNGMDSLLVLSGFTPKAAVPSLPVAPTYVLDSLDEWNFGDE; encoded by the coding sequence ATGACTTATAAAGGATACTTAATTGACTTAGATGGAACGATTTATTTAGGAAATGCACCTATTCCTGCAGGGAAACGTTTTGTCGAAGCACTGCAACGTCGCCAATTACCATTTTTGTTTGTGACCAATAATACGACAAAAACGCCTGAAACAGTGGCGCATCGTTTGGCTACTGAATTTGATATTCATGTTGCTGCAGATAAGATTTATACCGCAAGTTTAGCTACGATTGATTATATGCATGATGACAAAAAAGGCAATAAAGTCTATGTCATCGGTGAAACTGGTTTGATTGATTCTATTTTATCGGCAGGTTTTGAATGGGATGAAAAGAATCCTGACTATGTTGTGGTAGGTTTAGACTCGCAAGTGACGTATGAAAAACTGACGATTGCAACATTAGCGATTCAAAATGGTGCGACGTTTATCGGCACGAATCCCGATAAAAATATTCCGACAGAACGTGGGTTGTTGCCAGGTGCAGGTTCGTTAATCAGCCTATTGGAAACGGCGACACGTGTACGTCCTATTTTTATTGGAAAACCTGAAGCAATTATCATTGAAAAAGCGCTGGAGCATATTGGTTTAACCAAAGAAGAAGTGATTATGGTTGGCGACAATTATGAAACGGACATTCGTTCAGGAATTAATAATGGGATGGATAGTTTATTAGTGTTGTCTGGATTTACACCGAAAGCAGCAGTACCTAGTTTACCAGTTGCACCGACGTATGTGTTAGACAGCTTAGATGAATGGAATTTTGGCGATGAATAG